From a single Sporosarcina oncorhynchi genomic region:
- a CDS encoding protein arginine kinase, protein MSIDKFMKGSVAGWMKSSGEHADIVMSTRIRLARNLRGHLFPIASNPEDAKKVDESVTNALLNSGEKGYEYMRMSEVPLLDRQILVEKHLVSPQLTDPKRNGAVILSADETISLMINEEDHIRIQCIYPGFQLENAYEHADSVDNELEDRLPYAFDEEFGYLTSCPSNTGTGLRASVMMHLPALTITKQIDRIIPAITRLGMVVRGSYGEGSEALGNIYQISNQTTLGKAEKEILADLKNVALRLIAHERRSREVLLSKSRVALENKLFRSLGIIKYARLLPTGEAARCLSDVRLGIDLDIIKDIDMSILNELMIFMQPGYLQHYAKTDLTAEERDIFRADLFRERLRVKHVEKEDTEE, encoded by the coding sequence ATGTCAATTGATAAATTCATGAAAGGATCAGTGGCCGGATGGATGAAATCAAGCGGTGAACACGCGGATATTGTCATGTCCACCCGTATTAGGCTGGCCCGCAATCTAAGGGGGCATCTGTTCCCAATTGCGTCTAATCCAGAGGATGCAAAAAAAGTCGATGAATCGGTTACAAATGCATTGCTTAATTCTGGAGAAAAAGGGTATGAATATATGAGGATGTCCGAAGTTCCGTTGCTTGACCGGCAAATTCTTGTGGAGAAACATCTCGTTAGTCCACAATTAACTGACCCGAAACGTAATGGAGCTGTCATTCTTTCAGCAGATGAAACAATTAGTCTGATGATTAATGAAGAAGATCATATTCGTATTCAGTGCATCTATCCTGGTTTCCAATTGGAAAACGCTTATGAGCACGCGGACTCAGTCGATAATGAGCTGGAAGACAGGTTGCCCTATGCATTCGATGAAGAGTTCGGCTACTTGACGAGTTGTCCATCGAATACGGGCACGGGTTTGCGTGCATCCGTCATGATGCATTTGCCGGCGTTAACAATCACGAAACAAATCGACCGCATTATTCCAGCCATCACACGGCTTGGAATGGTCGTTAGAGGAAGCTATGGAGAAGGCAGCGAAGCACTTGGCAATATCTATCAGATTTCTAACCAGACAACATTGGGCAAGGCGGAAAAAGAAATTTTGGCCGATTTGAAAAATGTCGCGTTGCGTCTCATTGCACACGAAAGAAGATCGCGTGAAGTGTTACTATCAAAATCCAGAGTGGCGCTTGAGAACAAGTTATTCCGGTCACTCGGCATCATCAAGTATGCGAGATTGCTTCCTACAGGCGAAGCAGCCCGCTGTCTATCGGATGTCAGACTTGGCATAGACTTAGATATCATCAAAGATATCGACATGTCCATTTTAAATGAACTGATGATTTTCATGCAACCCGGTTACTTGCAACACTATGCTAAAACCGATTTGACGGCTGAAGAACGGGATATTTTCCGGGCAGACTTGTTTAGGGAACGGTTACGCGTGAAGCATGTGGAAAAAGAAGATACGGAGGAGTGA
- the radA gene encoding DNA repair protein RadA translates to MAKRKTKFMCKDCGYESPKWMGRCPGCGEWNTMDEEVEIVSKGPRGAFQHTETIQQKAMPISAIQTDEEPRVKTELNELNRVLGGGIVPGSLILIGGDPGIGKSTLLLQVSSLLANQNQRTLYISGEESIRQTKLRAERLGVASDELYIYAETDLAKIHQTINEVKPKFVIADSIQTIHHPEVTSAPGSVTQVRECTAELMRIAKTQNIAIFIVGHVTKDGQIAGPRLLEHMVDTVLYFEGERHHTYRILRSVKNRFGSTNEIAIFEMLQSGLKEVLNPSELFLRERSQGAAGSTVVASMEGTRPILVEIQALVTPSSFNYPKRMATGLDQNRVSLLMAVLEKRMGMLLQAQDAYIKVAGGVKLDEPAIDLAVLVSIVSSYRDAAPGVTDCFIGEVGLTGEVRRVSRIEQRVIEASKLGFERAVIPASNIGGWDFPKGINVVGVETVSEALNLAFT, encoded by the coding sequence ATGGCAAAACGGAAAACGAAATTCATGTGCAAGGATTGCGGTTATGAATCCCCGAAATGGATGGGAAGATGCCCCGGTTGCGGCGAATGGAATACGATGGATGAAGAAGTAGAAATTGTTAGTAAAGGTCCACGAGGTGCATTTCAGCATACTGAAACGATTCAGCAGAAGGCAATGCCAATTAGTGCAATTCAGACGGATGAAGAGCCGCGTGTGAAAACGGAATTGAATGAATTGAACCGTGTATTAGGCGGTGGTATTGTGCCGGGTTCGTTAATATTGATCGGTGGAGATCCGGGTATCGGGAAGTCGACATTGCTGTTGCAAGTCTCTTCATTGCTCGCCAATCAAAACCAGCGCACGCTGTACATATCAGGTGAGGAATCGATCAGGCAGACGAAGTTGCGCGCTGAGCGCCTTGGTGTCGCTTCGGACGAATTATATATTTACGCAGAGACGGATTTGGCGAAAATTCATCAAACAATCAATGAAGTTAAGCCAAAGTTTGTGATTGCCGATTCCATTCAGACGATTCATCACCCTGAGGTGACTTCTGCTCCGGGAAGTGTGACGCAAGTTAGGGAATGTACGGCAGAACTGATGCGGATTGCGAAGACGCAGAATATCGCGATTTTCATCGTTGGTCATGTGACAAAAGATGGGCAAATTGCAGGTCCGAGGCTTCTTGAGCATATGGTGGATACTGTCCTGTATTTTGAAGGGGAGCGTCATCATACGTACCGGATTTTACGAAGTGTCAAAAACCGCTTTGGCTCAACAAACGAAATTGCTATCTTCGAAATGCTGCAGTCTGGATTGAAGGAAGTGCTGAATCCGTCAGAGCTCTTTTTACGGGAAAGGTCACAAGGGGCGGCGGGTTCAACAGTCGTCGCATCAATGGAAGGGACCAGACCGATACTAGTCGAAATTCAGGCACTTGTTACGCCTTCAAGCTTTAACTATCCAAAGCGAATGGCAACGGGACTTGATCAGAACCGGGTCTCGCTGTTGATGGCTGTCCTTGAGAAAAGGATGGGCATGCTACTGCAGGCGCAGGATGCCTATATTAAAGTCGCGGGCGGCGTGAAACTTGACGAACCGGCAATCGATCTCGCTGTTCTTGTGAGTATTGTATCCAGTTACCGGGATGCGGCGCCAGGAGTGACGGACTGTTTCATCGGAGAAGTGGGCTTGACAGGGGAAGTTCGCCGTGTTTCTCGTATCGAACAGCGGGTCATCGAAGCTTCTAAATTAGGTTTCGAACGCGCCGTTATTCCCGCTTCCAATATAGGTGGTTGGGACTTCCCGAAAGGCATTAACGTCGTCGGTGTCGAAACGGTAAGTGAAGCGTTAAATTTAGCCTTTACCTAA
- a CDS encoding GNAT family N-acetyltransferase, with protein MNWYDKLSEYFPIEEMKSKEHMDALLKDKKNVYLKEEGPHHVLMLVETETFVFIDYLFVSAESRGAGLGRKLLDSLKAKGKPIILEVEPLDYEDTDSEKRLKFYAREHFRHASKIGYRRRSLATGEHNEMEILFWSPTDADEQSVYEAMKTTYEEIHTYKDETFYGDQYDPTDKVLFFDKEDKENILEAFMVSK; from the coding sequence ATGAACTGGTACGACAAACTTAGTGAGTATTTCCCGATTGAAGAAATGAAATCGAAAGAGCATATGGATGCACTTCTCAAAGACAAGAAGAATGTCTATTTGAAAGAAGAAGGCCCCCATCATGTCCTGATGTTAGTTGAAACGGAAACATTCGTCTTCATCGATTATTTGTTTGTTTCAGCGGAATCACGTGGTGCTGGACTTGGACGAAAGCTTTTGGATTCATTGAAAGCGAAAGGTAAGCCAATTATTTTAGAAGTGGAACCGCTCGATTACGAAGATACGGATAGCGAGAAGCGATTGAAGTTCTACGCGCGCGAACATTTCCGCCATGCCAGCAAGATTGGTTATCGTCGCAGATCGCTTGCGACGGGTGAGCATAATGAGATGGAAATTCTGTTTTGGTCACCGACGGATGCGGATGAACAATCCGTTTATGAAGCGATGAAGACAACATATGAAGAAATCCATACGTATAAGGATGAGACATTTTACGGCGATCAATACGACCCGACTGATAAAGTGTTGTTTTTCGATAAGGAAGACAAAGAGAATATCCTCGAAGCCTTTATGGTTAGTAAATAA
- a CDS encoding VanZ family protein, with the protein MRLEEIVGIVREYFSLALLAVITLGIILILIYFIVYKTILKGKKSVSKKRLLLLVMFSGYVIMVVGVTFLNRGPTYNAGMDFSLFSSYRETWNSFSVRHWQFIYLNIFMFVPFGILFPLLQPRFRKAIWTIGVAGLCTLSIESVQLITGYGNFVVDDLFNNLLGAIIGYGITMGFITIKEKGIKPSFFYFSPLLLVIILSISVFTYYHLKEFGNLSIVANNKVNMKEVTLTSDVEFNAKKATIPIYKAPSYTKAEADAFAETFYKRMDVDAADIEDISYPDQGIYRSSGEKSYDLWFQFLDGGYSFTDFSSHDEGIVPKDTDEESLKESLLKFGVDIQKDFYFQRVDTGSYEWIIDKKVSGNQLIDGSLTATYYNDHTVKQIENQLITYDKIKDVQIKSEQEAFGEILEGNFQILSENNRIDTLQVHKVRVSYYLDSKGYFQPVYAFQSTLDGSNMTILVPAI; encoded by the coding sequence ATGAGATTAGAAGAAATCGTAGGTATAGTTAGAGAATATTTTTCTTTGGCATTATTAGCTGTAATTACTTTAGGGATAATATTGATTCTAATATATTTCATTGTTTATAAAACCATTTTAAAAGGGAAGAAAAGTGTTTCAAAGAAGAGGCTACTTCTGCTAGTGATGTTTAGTGGCTATGTGATAATGGTTGTTGGTGTGACTTTTTTAAACAGGGGACCTACCTATAATGCTGGAATGGACTTTTCCTTATTTTCATCATACCGTGAAACTTGGAATAGTTTTAGTGTTAGACATTGGCAATTCATATATTTAAATATATTTATGTTCGTTCCTTTCGGTATTCTTTTCCCATTATTACAACCACGTTTTCGAAAAGCTATATGGACAATTGGAGTAGCGGGCTTATGTACACTTTCCATTGAAAGCGTTCAATTAATAACGGGATACGGTAATTTTGTAGTTGACGATTTATTCAATAATTTATTGGGGGCAATCATTGGATATGGTATCACTATGGGTTTTATCACCATAAAAGAGAAAGGAATAAAACCATCATTTTTCTATTTCTCGCCATTACTACTAGTGATAATCTTATCTATAAGTGTGTTTACATATTATCATTTGAAGGAATTTGGAAACCTCTCCATTGTGGCAAACAATAAAGTGAATATGAAGGAAGTCACTCTTACTTCTGATGTTGAGTTCAATGCTAAGAAAGCAACTATTCCAATTTATAAGGCACCAAGTTATACAAAAGCTGAGGCAGATGCATTTGCTGAAACATTTTATAAAAGGATGGATGTGGATGCAGCAGATATAGAAGATATATCTTATCCAGATCAAGGAATATATCGGAGTAGTGGAGAGAAATCATATGATTTATGGTTCCAATTCTTAGATGGAGGTTATAGTTTTACAGACTTTTCAAGCCACGATGAGGGCATAGTGCCTAAAGACACAGATGAAGAATCCTTAAAGGAATCTTTATTGAAATTTGGTGTAGATATACAAAAGGACTTCTATTTTCAAAGAGTCGATACTGGTTCGTATGAGTGGATAATAGATAAAAAAGTTAGTGGAAATCAGCTAATAGACGGTTCTTTAACGGCAACATATTATAATGATCATACAGTGAAGCAGATTGAGAATCAGTTAATTACCTACGACAAGATAAAGGATGTTCAAATAAAGAGCGAACAAGAAGCATTTGGAGAAATCTTGGAAGGGAATTTTCAGATCCTTTCCGAAAACAATAGAATTGATACCTTACAAGTTCATAAAGTACGAGTAAGCTACTATTTAGATTCCAAGGGATACTTTCAACCTGTTTATGCATTTCAAAGTACATTAGATGGTTCGAATATGACTATATTAGTTCCAGCAATATAA
- a CDS encoding UvrB/UvrC motif-containing protein, with translation MMVCDNCKERQASVIFTQENEGVTTERHLCEKCAFQSQMFHLDPSQEPLSIQQFLSHWFGGVESMQPFQQTQEGIPDGPTCPDCGLTFKKFLDIGKFGCPTCYSTFKERLPRIFSKLHNGHTTHVGKIPVSFNELFAVKKKIEEIRAQMQQAIDAERFEDAALLRDEAKALKQRLAACQDGGGDNDVN, from the coding sequence ATGATGGTTTGCGATAATTGCAAAGAACGACAGGCTTCCGTAATTTTTACACAGGAAAACGAAGGTGTGACGACAGAACGGCATTTATGTGAGAAATGTGCGTTTCAATCCCAGATGTTCCATTTGGATCCAAGCCAGGAACCGTTGTCGATCCAACAATTCCTATCGCATTGGTTCGGTGGGGTTGAATCCATGCAACCTTTCCAACAAACCCAAGAAGGCATACCGGACGGACCGACATGCCCTGACTGTGGACTGACATTTAAGAAATTCCTTGATATCGGTAAATTTGGTTGTCCGACTTGTTACAGTACATTCAAAGAGCGTTTGCCTAGGATTTTCAGCAAGCTCCATAACGGACATACAACACATGTCGGTAAAATACCTGTTTCATTTAACGAGCTATTTGCAGTAAAAAAGAAGATTGAAGAAATCCGTGCACAAATGCAACAAGCAATCGATGCGGAACGTTTCGAAGACGCTGCATTGCTTCGTGATGAAGCAAAAGCATTGAAACAGCGTTTGGCGGCTTGCCAAGATGGAGGTGGAGACAACGATGTCAATTGA
- a CDS encoding PIN/TRAM domain-containing protein — protein MLRKVVQIGLLLVGGTLGVLFLPYLFTLSTFTSQPMIDNPFVAAVVGALLLFVLGIFIVDPIVNFIKWMEDLLLKAPIFDLLFGTIGLVVGLSVAFLMSYGLSSLQIPFITSVLSFLPIVLSILLGYLGFQVGFKKREEFIRAAQGMRSSAPKKKDGVEVVVQSAAKVNKILDTSVIIDGRIADIASTGFLEGVLVVPQFVLTELQHIADSSDSLKRTKGRRGLDVLKRMQTDEGPSILITEEDFADVAEVDLKLVRLAKSMKGLVVTNDFNLNKVADLHGVKVLNINDLANAVKPVVIPGEEMHVVVIKDGKEHNQGVAYLDDGTMIVIEEGRSQIGNTIDVVVTSVLQTSAGRMIFAKPKNGKPAKM, from the coding sequence ATGTTGAGAAAAGTTGTGCAAATTGGGTTGCTTCTCGTTGGAGGGACGCTCGGCGTTTTATTCTTACCGTACTTATTCACTTTATCTACTTTTACTTCCCAGCCGATGATCGATAATCCATTTGTAGCAGCAGTTGTAGGTGCATTACTATTGTTTGTTCTTGGTATTTTCATTGTGGATCCGATTGTGAATTTCATTAAATGGATGGAAGATCTGTTGCTCAAAGCACCAATTTTCGACTTGCTGTTTGGAACAATCGGGTTAGTCGTCGGATTAAGTGTGGCATTTCTTATGAGTTATGGATTGAGCAGCTTGCAGATTCCGTTCATTACGTCAGTTCTGTCGTTTCTGCCGATTGTGCTGTCGATTCTACTCGGTTATCTCGGTTTCCAAGTCGGTTTTAAGAAGCGTGAAGAGTTCATCCGTGCTGCACAGGGCATGAGAAGCAGTGCACCGAAGAAGAAGGATGGTGTCGAAGTAGTTGTTCAGTCTGCTGCCAAGGTAAATAAGATTCTTGATACAAGTGTCATTATCGACGGTCGCATCGCGGACATTGCTTCAACAGGTTTTCTCGAAGGTGTCCTCGTAGTCCCGCAGTTCGTGTTGACAGAACTTCAGCATATCGCTGATTCATCTGACTCCTTGAAACGAACAAAAGGAAGACGTGGTTTGGATGTGCTAAAGCGCATGCAAACTGATGAAGGACCAAGCATTTTAATCACTGAAGAGGATTTCGCTGATGTGGCAGAAGTGGACTTGAAGCTTGTACGCCTGGCGAAAAGTATGAAAGGCCTTGTCGTGACGAACGATTTTAACTTGAATAAAGTCGCCGATCTGCATGGCGTGAAAGTATTGAACATTAACGATTTAGCAAATGCAGTAAAACCGGTCGTCATACCGGGCGAAGAGATGCATGTTGTCGTCATTAAGGATGGCAAGGAGCATAATCAGGGCGTCGCTTATCTGGATGATGGAACGATGATTGTCATCGAAGAAGGTAGATCTCAAATCGGCAATACGATTGATGTCGTCGTGACGAGTGTTCTACAAACTTCAGCCGGTCGGATGATTTTTGCAAAACCGAAAAATGGCAAGCCAGCAAAAATGTAA
- a CDS encoding CtsR family transcriptional regulator, producing MRNISDIIEGYLKAIIEKEDNGTIEIKRSEVAEKFQCVPSQINYVINTRFTVERGYAVESKRGGGGYIRIYRVQSNSHKELIEHIIAGIQQGATNTMAEDIVFRLLEEEAITEREAGIILAAVDRTTLPYPLPDRDVMRARILQAIFMTLLYKEIE from the coding sequence ATGCGAAACATTTCTGACATTATAGAAGGATATTTGAAGGCGATTATCGAAAAGGAAGATAACGGCACAATCGAAATCAAACGTAGTGAAGTGGCCGAGAAATTTCAGTGTGTTCCTTCGCAAATCAACTACGTCATCAATACCCGTTTCACAGTTGAACGCGGCTACGCGGTCGAATCGAAACGGGGAGGCGGCGGGTATATCCGTATTTACCGGGTCCAGTCGAATTCCCATAAAGAACTGATTGAACATATTATTGCGGGTATCCAGCAAGGGGCGACAAACACGATGGCAGAGGATATCGTGTTCAGATTGTTGGAAGAAGAAGCGATTACGGAGCGCGAGGCGGGCATCATTTTGGCAGCTGTCGATCGTACTACACTTCCTTATCCATTGCCGGACCGCGATGTCATGCGGGCGCGGATTTTGCAGGCGATTTTCATGACACTCCTATACAAGGAAATTGAATAG
- a CDS encoding AbgT family transporter: MDAETTKKGFFNKFLDFIEKYGNKLPDPVMLFVYIAGLILVCSAIFGALGTTAVNPGTGDEIKVVNLLNGEGLIMILTNLVKNFTSFPPLGLVLVVMLGVGLAESTGLIATVMKTTILNAPKKIILPTIVLVAILGNATADAAMVVLPPIVAMIFIALGRHPIAGLAAAYASVAGGFSANLIINVLDPLVYGFTEIGAHVYDPTYSGNPGMNYYFLAVSALVLVPVAVFVTTKIVEPRLGKYHGITEKLEDVSAVEKKGLLWAALSVALIIGTVLVLSLPANALLRHPETGGLTTSPLMDSLVPLMMILFLVPSIIYGKIVKTVNNSKDFADHLAKAMSGMGMYIVIAFVAAQMIAYFNWSNLGPIVAIKGAETLEALGLKGLPLFIGFIVVAALINFLVASSSAKWAILAPVFVPMFMIMGYSPALTQAAYRIGDSITNPITPMLAYFAIVLTFAKKYDPKMGIGTLMTSLLPYSIAFAIMWIILFAVWYLLGIPLGPQGELFLNK; encoded by the coding sequence GTGGACGCTGAGACAACGAAAAAAGGGTTTTTTAACAAATTTCTAGATTTTATCGAGAAGTACGGAAACAAATTACCAGATCCCGTCATGTTATTCGTTTATATCGCCGGTCTTATTTTAGTATGTTCTGCTATATTTGGGGCACTTGGAACGACGGCAGTTAACCCTGGAACAGGCGATGAGATTAAGGTCGTCAATTTACTAAATGGTGAAGGTTTAATTATGATCTTGACGAATTTGGTAAAGAACTTTACCAGTTTCCCGCCTCTTGGACTCGTCTTAGTCGTCATGTTAGGGGTAGGACTTGCAGAGTCTACCGGTTTAATTGCTACTGTCATGAAGACGACCATATTGAATGCTCCTAAAAAGATTATCTTACCTACAATCGTCCTTGTCGCCATTTTAGGGAATGCCACTGCTGATGCAGCAATGGTCGTTTTACCGCCAATTGTCGCAATGATTTTCATTGCACTCGGGAGACACCCGATTGCCGGGCTTGCCGCTGCTTATGCATCTGTTGCTGGCGGATTTTCAGCGAACCTCATCATAAATGTATTGGATCCGCTTGTGTATGGGTTCACGGAAATTGGCGCGCATGTGTATGATCCGACCTACTCGGGAAATCCAGGGATGAACTACTATTTTCTAGCCGTATCAGCGTTAGTTTTAGTACCTGTCGCCGTGTTCGTTACGACGAAAATTGTTGAACCTAGACTTGGAAAGTATCATGGGATCACCGAAAAATTAGAGGACGTTTCAGCTGTCGAAAAGAAGGGTCTTTTATGGGCTGCCTTATCAGTAGCGCTCATCATCGGGACTGTTTTAGTTCTTTCGCTCCCTGCAAACGCATTATTACGCCATCCGGAAACAGGTGGTTTGACGACTTCACCGTTGATGGACAGCCTTGTACCGTTAATGATGATTTTATTCCTTGTTCCTTCTATTATCTATGGAAAAATTGTTAAAACCGTCAATAACTCAAAAGACTTCGCAGATCATTTGGCGAAAGCTATGTCTGGTATGGGGATGTATATTGTGATTGCTTTTGTCGCCGCACAGATGATTGCGTACTTTAATTGGAGCAATCTAGGACCTATCGTCGCCATTAAAGGTGCGGAAACGCTTGAAGCATTAGGGTTAAAAGGGCTGCCGCTCTTTATCGGATTCATCGTCGTTGCTGCTCTCATCAATTTTCTAGTGGCCAGTTCGTCTGCCAAATGGGCCATTCTCGCACCCGTTTTCGTTCCGATGTTCATGATCATGGGCTATAGTCCAGCATTGACACAAGCGGCTTATCGAATTGGGGATTCCATTACAAATCCGATTACACCTATGCTGGCATACTTCGCCATCGTTTTGACATTCGCGAAAAAGTACGATCCGAAAATGGGAATCGGGACTTTAATGACCTCTCTACTTCCCTATTCAATTGCGTTTGCTATTATGTGGATTATACTATTCGCTGTTTGGTACTTGCTTGGCATTCCTCTAGGACCTCAAGGTGAACTATTTTTGAATAAATGA
- a CDS encoding ATP-dependent Clp protease ATP-binding subunit has translation MMFNRFTQRAQKVLQLAQEEAIRLKHESIGTEHILLGLIREGGGIAAKALEAIDVSFDTIEKGVESLVGSGTKEVGPIVHYTPRAKKVIELSVDESRKLGHSYIGTEHILLALIREGEGVAARVLNNAGVSLNRARQQVLQLLGSNDASIGSTGTSSSASTPTLDSLARDLTEVAREGSLDPVIGRGKEITRVIEVLARRTKNNPVLIGEPGVGKTAVAEGLALQIVNNEVPEILRDKRVMTLDMGTVVAGTKYRGEFEDRMKKVMEEIRQAGNIILFIDELHTLIGAGGAEGAIDASNILKPSLARGELQCIGATTLDEYRKYIEKDAALERRFQPIQVDEPSVDETILIIRGLRDRYEAHHRVKITDEAIDAAAKMSDRYISDRFLPDKAIDLIDEAGSKVRLRSYTTPPNLKELEAKLEAIRHEKNAAVQSQEFEKAASFRDKEQKMKEELETTKTAWKEKQGKKESEVTVNDIAEVVAMWTGVPVSKIAETESAKLLNMEELLHERVIGQSEAVTAISRAIRRARAGLKDPKRPIGSFIFLGPTGVGKTELARALAEAMFGDEDAMIRIDMSEYMEKHATSRLVGSPPGYVGYEEGGQLTEKVRRKPYSVVLLDEIEKAHPDVFNILLQVLEDGRLTDSKGRTVDFRNTVVIMTSNVGAEALKQNRYVGFNLQDGKKDYEGMKSSMLDSLKKAFRPEFLNRVDEMIVFHSLEKDHLQKIVSLMSNELTKRLAEQEITLDLTEAAMLKIADEGYDPEYGARPLRRALQKHVEDRLSEELLKGTVLTGGTVVVDVENDEFVVKTEREAVTENQ, from the coding sequence ATGATGTTCAATCGTTTTACACAACGTGCACAAAAAGTTTTGCAATTAGCACAAGAAGAAGCGATACGTCTGAAGCATGAATCGATCGGTACAGAACACATCTTGCTTGGACTCATACGTGAAGGTGGCGGGATTGCAGCGAAGGCTTTAGAAGCGATCGATGTCAGTTTCGATACAATTGAAAAAGGTGTGGAAAGCCTTGTCGGTTCAGGGACGAAAGAGGTTGGCCCCATTGTTCATTATACGCCGAGAGCGAAAAAGGTCATCGAGCTATCTGTCGATGAATCGCGTAAATTGGGTCATTCTTATATAGGTACAGAGCATATTCTGTTAGCTTTGATTCGAGAAGGAGAAGGCGTTGCAGCTCGCGTATTGAACAATGCAGGCGTAAGTTTGAACCGCGCTAGACAACAAGTGCTTCAGTTGCTAGGCAGCAATGACGCATCAATCGGTTCAACGGGTACTTCATCATCTGCTTCAACACCTACACTTGATAGTCTTGCCCGCGATTTGACTGAAGTTGCGCGCGAAGGCTCACTCGATCCGGTCATCGGTAGAGGCAAAGAAATTACGAGAGTGATCGAAGTGCTGGCACGACGTACGAAGAACAACCCGGTATTGATTGGTGAGCCGGGAGTCGGTAAAACTGCTGTGGCAGAAGGGTTAGCGCTTCAAATCGTTAATAACGAAGTGCCTGAAATCCTACGTGACAAGCGAGTCATGACGTTGGATATGGGAACAGTTGTCGCGGGTACGAAATACCGTGGTGAATTTGAAGATCGTATGAAGAAAGTGATGGAAGAAATCCGTCAAGCGGGTAATATCATTCTCTTCATTGATGAGTTGCATACATTGATCGGAGCAGGAGGAGCGGAAGGTGCAATCGATGCATCGAACATCTTGAAACCGTCCCTTGCCCGTGGCGAATTGCAATGTATCGGTGCAACAACGCTTGATGAATACCGTAAATATATCGAAAAAGATGCGGCGTTAGAACGACGTTTCCAACCAATCCAAGTTGACGAACCTTCTGTGGATGAAACAATTTTAATCATCAGGGGCTTACGCGACCGTTACGAAGCACATCACCGTGTGAAAATTACAGATGAAGCGATTGATGCGGCAGCAAAAATGTCCGATCGATATATATCTGATAGATTCCTGCCGGATAAGGCGATTGACTTGATTGACGAAGCGGGTTCGAAAGTTCGTTTACGCTCGTATACAACGCCGCCGAATCTGAAGGAACTCGAAGCAAAACTGGAAGCGATACGCCATGAAAAGAATGCCGCGGTGCAAAGCCAGGAATTCGAAAAGGCGGCATCTTTCCGGGATAAAGAGCAGAAGATGAAAGAAGAACTTGAAACGACGAAGACAGCATGGAAAGAAAAGCAAGGCAAGAAGGAATCCGAAGTGACAGTCAATGACATTGCTGAAGTCGTGGCGATGTGGACGGGTGTTCCGGTTTCAAAAATTGCTGAAACTGAATCCGCAAAACTGTTGAATATGGAAGAATTATTGCATGAGCGTGTGATCGGTCAAAGTGAAGCAGTAACGGCCATTTCGCGAGCGATTCGAAGAGCGCGTGCTGGATTGAAAGATCCGAAACGCCCAATTGGTTCATTCATTTTCCTTGGACCTACAGGTGTCGGGAAAACAGAATTGGCAAGAGCACTTGCTGAAGCAATGTTCGGTGATGAAGATGCAATGATTCGAATCGACATGTCCGAGTATATGGAGAAGCACGCAACATCAAGGCTCGTCGGCTCACCTCCAGGATATGTAGGATATGAAGAAGGCGGTCAATTGACTGAAAAAGTTCGACGCAAGCCGTATTCAGTTGTCTTGTTGGATGAAATTGAGAAAGCACATCCGGATGTTTTCAACATTCTCTTGCAAGTACTTGAGGATGGCAGATTGACGGACTCGAAAGGACGTACCGTTGATTTCCGTAACACGGTCGTCATTATGACGTCTAACGTTGGTGCTGAAGCATTGAAACAAAACCGTTATGTAGGATTCAATCTGCAAGACGGCAAAAAAGATTACGAAGGCATGAAGTCCAGTATGCTGGATTCATTGAAAAAAGCATTCCGTCCTGAATTCCTAAACCGTGTAGATGAAATGATTGTCTTCCACTCACTAGAGAAAGATCATCTGCAAAAGATCGTTTCGCTTATGTCTAATGAATTGACGAAGCGTTTGGCGGAACAGGAGATTACACTTGATTTGACAGAAGCCGCGATGCTGAAAATCGCGGATGAAGGATACGATCCTGAATATGGAGCGCGTCCGTTACGTCGTGCATTGCAGAAACATGTTGAAGACCGCTTATCGGAAGAACTGTTAAAAGGAACTGTCCTAACAGGCGGTACAGTTGTTGTCGACGTGGAAAATGACGAATTTGTTGTAAAGACGGAACGCGAAGCAGTAACGGAAAATCAATAA